A genomic region of Desulfosarcina ovata subsp. ovata contains the following coding sequences:
- the nfsA gene encoding oxygen-insensitive NADPH nitroreductase yields MTPTMDQMRAHRSIRKFTDRTVDDDTVQAIVSAAQGAATSHFVQAYTVIQVKDQEKRTAIAQLSGPQAWVEQAPVFLVFCADLSRLETACDMQAGAMEKGWAEQFVTATVDVALLAQNVLLAAESLGMGGVFIGGIRNDPQTVCDLLAIPDQAYPVFGMCLGWPAHDPPPKPRLPVEAVLFTDRYPETHDRQMLSDYDRIINHYYLHRNSNLRDETWTRQMADFMGRIIRPHMKAFLEKRGLFLK; encoded by the coding sequence ATGACTCCGACCATGGACCAGATGCGCGCCCACCGCTCCATCCGCAAGTTCACAGACCGGACCGTGGATGACGACACCGTGCAGGCGATCGTCTCGGCGGCCCAGGGTGCGGCGACCTCCCATTTTGTACAGGCCTACACGGTGATCCAGGTCAAGGACCAGGAGAAACGCACGGCCATCGCCCAACTGTCAGGCCCCCAGGCATGGGTGGAACAGGCGCCGGTCTTCCTGGTTTTCTGTGCCGACCTGAGCCGCCTGGAAACCGCCTGCGACATGCAAGCGGGTGCCATGGAAAAGGGCTGGGCCGAGCAGTTTGTCACCGCCACCGTGGATGTGGCCCTGCTTGCCCAGAACGTTCTCCTGGCGGCCGAATCCCTGGGGATGGGCGGTGTTTTCATCGGCGGCATCCGCAACGATCCCCAGACGGTCTGCGACCTGCTGGCGATCCCCGATCAGGCCTATCCGGTGTTTGGCATGTGCCTGGGCTGGCCGGCCCACGACCCGCCGCCCAAACCGCGCCTGCCGGTCGAGGCCGTGCTCTTCACCGACCGTTATCCAGAAACCCATGACCGGCAAATGCTCTCCGACTACGACCGGATCATCAACCACTACTACCTACACCGCAACAGCAACCTCCGGGATGAAACCTGGACTCGCCAGATGGCCGATTTCATGGGCCGGATCATCCGGCCACACATGAAGGCCTTTTTGGAGAAGAGAGGCTTGTTTTTGAAATAG
- the lexA gene encoding transcriptional repressor LexA has product MTSDLTPRQKSVLEYIIAFQQEQRMAPTVREICAHFGLSGPAGIHRILNLLKDKGYLVAEPGKKRAWRFNRDVIGPGIPLIGTIAAGQPMEAIENIEAELSISPALFGCKRCFGLRVKGDSMIDAHIMDGDLAIIRPQKRVENGQIAAVMVQNLLAEATLKIVRFDRSSLTLEPANAAYSPLVFKGPQRSQVTVLGKYVGIVRKVK; this is encoded by the coding sequence ATGACATCCGATCTCACGCCACGACAAAAAAGCGTACTGGAGTACATCATCGCGTTTCAGCAGGAGCAGCGTATGGCTCCCACGGTGCGCGAAATTTGTGCCCATTTTGGGCTGAGCGGTCCGGCCGGCATCCACCGCATCCTGAACCTTCTCAAGGACAAGGGCTACCTTGTGGCCGAACCGGGAAAAAAACGCGCCTGGCGGTTCAACAGGGATGTGATCGGCCCCGGCATTCCGTTGATCGGAACGATCGCCGCCGGCCAACCCATGGAAGCCATCGAAAACATTGAAGCGGAGCTGTCCATATCACCGGCCCTGTTCGGTTGCAAACGCTGCTTTGGATTGCGCGTCAAGGGAGACTCCATGATCGATGCCCATATCATGGACGGCGACCTGGCGATCATCCGTCCGCAGAAGCGGGTCGAAAACGGACAGATTGCCGCCGTGATGGTGCAGAACCTGCTGGCTGAAGCCACGCTGAAAATCGTGCGTTTCGACCGCAGCAGTCTGACCCTGGAACCGGCCAATGCCGCCTATTCGCCATTGGTGTTCAAAGGCCCTCAGCGCAGTCAGGTAACCGTTTTGGGGAAGTATGTGGGGATTGTTCGGAAGGTGAAATGA
- the ptsP gene encoding phosphoenolpyruvate--protein phosphotransferase, whose translation MTAKRQDLLNMLCDLSDLSALVTGSENIENFLQRTVLLVSGHLETPVCSIYLYDETADELVLKATVGLNPEAVDRVRMGSGQGLVGTVMASSQPVCEGHASQSPRFRYFPETDELLYESFLAVPIRKGVVKIGVLVVQHTEPDYFDTTDITALKATAAQLAAVLENARLLMDLQRMCSIPEKLACNQSFIKGQRAAGGFAFGRARVWGKSHVRLIAGPDTSESGDMADFRRAIGQTAAQLDALQRRCAERLPESASLIFAAHFMMLKDPKFIDRMVEKIESGSPATRAVRDVAGQYIQLFTDSPHPYIREKVSDIEDLAGRLMSNLVPLADDQNGNSGGKVVIARELYPSELLKLAAESVAGIVLANGGVTSHVAIISRSLKIPMVVVQCPELMHLDEGTPVLIDGDVGNVFVDPDKTVIDRYDARNQARRQVPVAAEPQPAGPTRTLDGTRIHLLANINLLAELPLAGQMGAAGIGLYRTEFPFLIRPSFPSETEQYLVYRKVVESMTGKPVVFRTLDIGGEKTLSYADAETEPNPELGLRSIRFTLAYRDIFEQQVRAILRAAAGSRTPAIMFPLISSVDDFRKARQVVTDCLDQLRAEGLEHHDHPAIGMMVELPAVVESMAEFAAEADFFAIGTNDFVQYMLGVDRSNKRVADYYRPEHPSVLRALNRVVRVAIEHKKPISICGEMAHDETMIPFLLGIGMRRLSIDPQFMPAVRTCITGLTIDACQAYAGELLAAGSVSAVREILSRQPNLAA comes from the coding sequence ATGACGGCCAAACGACAAGACCTGTTGAACATGCTTTGTGACCTGAGCGATCTTTCCGCCCTGGTGACGGGCAGCGAAAACATCGAAAATTTCCTCCAGCGCACCGTGTTGCTGGTATCCGGGCACCTGGAAACACCGGTGTGCTCCATCTACCTGTACGACGAAACGGCCGATGAACTGGTGCTCAAGGCTACCGTGGGACTCAACCCCGAAGCGGTAGACCGGGTACGCATGGGTTCCGGCCAGGGGCTGGTGGGCACAGTGATGGCCAGCAGCCAGCCGGTCTGCGAGGGGCACGCCAGTCAGAGCCCGCGTTTTCGCTATTTTCCGGAAACCGATGAACTGCTCTACGAATCCTTTCTGGCCGTTCCCATCCGCAAGGGCGTGGTCAAGATCGGCGTACTGGTGGTGCAGCATACCGAGCCCGATTATTTCGATACCACCGACATCACGGCCCTCAAGGCCACCGCGGCCCAACTGGCCGCGGTTCTGGAAAACGCCCGGCTGCTAATGGACCTGCAGCGCATGTGCAGCATCCCGGAAAAGCTGGCCTGCAACCAGAGCTTTATCAAGGGGCAGCGGGCAGCCGGCGGATTCGCCTTCGGCCGGGCCAGGGTATGGGGCAAAAGCCACGTCCGGCTGATCGCCGGTCCTGACACATCCGAGAGTGGCGACATGGCCGATTTCCGGCGCGCGATCGGTCAGACCGCCGCTCAGCTGGACGCCCTCCAGAGACGTTGTGCCGAACGGCTGCCCGAAAGCGCTTCATTGATCTTCGCCGCTCATTTCATGATGCTCAAGGACCCCAAATTCATCGATCGCATGGTGGAAAAGATCGAAAGCGGCAGCCCGGCCACCCGGGCCGTGCGCGACGTGGCCGGCCAGTACATTCAGCTGTTCACGGACAGTCCGCATCCCTACATCCGTGAAAAGGTCAGCGACATCGAAGACCTGGCCGGCCGGCTGATGAGCAACCTGGTCCCGCTGGCGGACGACCAGAATGGCAACAGCGGCGGCAAGGTGGTCATCGCCCGGGAGCTGTACCCTTCGGAGCTGCTCAAACTGGCCGCCGAATCGGTGGCCGGCATCGTGCTGGCCAACGGCGGCGTCACTTCCCACGTGGCCATCATTTCGCGCTCCCTGAAAATCCCCATGGTGGTGGTCCAGTGCCCGGAGCTGATGCACCTGGATGAAGGCACGCCGGTGCTGATTGACGGCGACGTGGGCAACGTCTTTGTGGATCCCGACAAAACGGTGATCGATCGTTACGATGCCCGCAACCAGGCGCGCCGGCAGGTGCCCGTAGCGGCCGAGCCCCAACCGGCCGGTCCCACCCGCACCCTTGACGGCACCCGGATCCATCTTCTGGCCAACATCAACCTGCTGGCCGAGCTGCCCCTGGCCGGGCAGATGGGCGCGGCGGGCATCGGCCTCTACCGGACCGAGTTCCCGTTTCTCATCCGGCCATCGTTTCCCTCGGAAACCGAGCAGTACCTGGTCTACCGCAAGGTGGTGGAATCCATGACCGGCAAGCCCGTGGTCTTCCGCACCCTGGATATCGGCGGCGAAAAGACCCTGTCCTATGCTGACGCGGAGACCGAACCCAATCCGGAACTGGGGCTGCGCTCGATCCGATTTACCCTGGCCTACCGGGATATTTTCGAGCAGCAGGTGCGGGCCATCCTGCGGGCCGCCGCCGGCAGCCGCACACCGGCAATCATGTTCCCCCTGATCTCTTCCGTGGACGATTTCAGAAAGGCGCGGCAGGTGGTCACCGACTGTCTCGATCAGCTGCGCGCCGAGGGGCTGGAACATCACGATCATCCGGCCATCGGTATGATGGTCGAGCTTCCCGCGGTCGTGGAGAGCATGGCCGAATTTGCCGCCGAGGCTGATTTTTTCGCCATCGGCACCAATGATTTTGTTCAGTACATGCTGGGTGTCGACCGCAGCAACAAACGCGTGGCCGATTACTACCGGCCCGAGCACCCCTCGGTGCTGCGGGCCCTGAACCGGGTGGTGCGGGTGGCCATCGAACACAAAAAACCCATCAGCATCTGCGGCGAGATGGCCCACGACGAGACCATGATTCCCTTCCTGCTGGGCATCGGCATGCGCCGGCTGAGCATCGACCCCCAGTTCATGCCCGCCGTACGCACCTGCATCACCGGCCTGACCATCGACGCCTGCCAGGCCTACGCCGGGGAACTGCTGGCTGCCGGCAGTGTCAGCGCCGTCCGGGAGATACTGTCGCGCCAACCCAACCTGGCCGCCTGA
- a CDS encoding mechanosensitive ion channel family protein, whose translation MPISRTWSIRILCCWLIAGSFFVIPRPAVCAEGDATVAESASPAEPLPTLAEMVYQSGTLSQQLATLKTRTADINSLQKLDQQLDQAKLRVEQFDSRLTAMNADDLQSYQQLASVKSDIRGTRETVARLAATLAENINPVETWRRQWLDRKKKWAQWHAQLGDDLALESVASAFARATAEIDEALNLVTRKLEPMLAIQQKIGDINARIDSQRERIDAMMAQQRGDALRGGTPTIFSRDYLRQLIDLSHEPGKIAKPMAFTEKGFFADKAWLIVLQVVVFALLLGRLRRHGPELINQANRRFLGKRPVSVALLVPIFALTFLYGTPPPLWRMLILSLAGVATARLMTHFVAERWIRLSIYILVTVMILFQGLLILGIPLALVRLFILVWTGAGVVFFGWRVRKEIAGEKPGWREVWALRLVTLMFAIILVTDIIGFSGFATQLMDGAMRTAMLLLMGWAMIRLTRTGLEIGMESLPMGSFRFLRNNANEILARLIFISNAVIVFFVVANLLVAWKLYAIPADAVQAVLSFGLSMGGHHITLGLVLVAGIILYGAFVLSWSLQGVLMENVLSRGHMDTGARLSIVRLVHYALILIGFLIALSAMGFELQNITIIGGALGVGIGFGMQNIVNNFVSGLILLFERPIKVGDVVQLGDGQQGRVTNLGLRATTVQTFDRAEIVVPNGDLISSQVTNWTLGDRSMRLTIPVGVAYGSDVETVMRVLMAVATESDKVLKDPQPMVLFLNFGDSSLDFQLRVWIADFNERRIIQSALIREIDRRFRIGNVEIPFPQRDLHLRSVDDTAADRLNSKEAPPPPAAVPESE comes from the coding sequence ATGCCTATTTCACGCACCTGGTCCATCCGTATCCTCTGCTGCTGGTTGATCGCCGGCAGCTTTTTTGTGATCCCCCGGCCGGCCGTCTGCGCCGAAGGCGACGCCACGGTGGCCGAAAGTGCGTCACCGGCCGAGCCGCTGCCCACCCTGGCCGAGATGGTCTACCAGTCGGGCACCCTGAGCCAGCAACTGGCCACCCTGAAAACCCGAACGGCCGACATCAACAGCCTGCAGAAGCTGGATCAGCAGCTCGACCAGGCCAAACTGCGCGTCGAGCAGTTCGACAGCCGGCTGACCGCCATGAATGCCGATGACCTGCAGAGCTACCAGCAGCTGGCGTCGGTTAAAAGCGATATTCGTGGAACCCGTGAGACCGTTGCCCGGCTGGCCGCCACCCTGGCCGAAAATATCAACCCGGTGGAAACTTGGCGGCGGCAGTGGCTCGACCGGAAAAAGAAGTGGGCCCAATGGCACGCCCAACTGGGCGACGACCTGGCGCTGGAAAGCGTGGCCAGCGCCTTTGCCCGGGCCACGGCGGAGATCGATGAAGCCCTGAACCTGGTGACCCGCAAGCTGGAGCCGATGCTGGCCATCCAGCAGAAAATCGGCGACATCAACGCCCGGATCGACAGCCAGCGGGAGCGCATCGATGCCATGATGGCCCAGCAGCGCGGGGATGCCCTGCGTGGCGGCACCCCGACCATTTTTTCGCGGGACTACCTGCGACAACTTATCGACCTCTCCCATGAGCCGGGTAAAATCGCAAAGCCCATGGCCTTCACGGAAAAAGGCTTTTTTGCTGACAAGGCCTGGCTCATCGTGCTGCAGGTGGTGGTCTTTGCGCTGCTGCTCGGCCGGCTGCGCCGCCATGGGCCCGAGCTGATCAATCAGGCCAACCGGCGGTTTCTGGGCAAGCGTCCGGTTTCGGTGGCCCTTCTGGTGCCCATTTTTGCGCTCACCTTCCTCTACGGCACCCCGCCACCGCTCTGGCGCATGCTGATTCTCTCCCTGGCCGGTGTGGCCACGGCCCGGCTGATGACCCACTTTGTCGCCGAACGATGGATCCGGTTATCCATCTATATCCTGGTGACGGTGATGATCCTGTTCCAGGGACTGCTGATCCTGGGGATCCCCCTGGCACTGGTGCGGCTTTTCATCCTGGTGTGGACCGGGGCTGGCGTGGTCTTTTTCGGCTGGCGGGTCAGAAAGGAGATCGCCGGAGAGAAACCGGGCTGGCGGGAGGTATGGGCGCTACGGCTGGTGACGCTGATGTTTGCCATCATTCTGGTCACCGACATCATCGGTTTTAGCGGTTTTGCCACCCAGCTGATGGACGGTGCCATGCGTACGGCCATGCTGCTGCTCATGGGATGGGCCATGATCCGTCTGACCCGGACGGGGCTGGAGATCGGTATGGAGTCGCTGCCCATGGGGAGCTTCCGGTTTTTGCGCAACAACGCCAACGAAATTCTCGCCCGGCTGATTTTTATCAGCAACGCGGTAATCGTTTTCTTCGTGGTCGCCAACCTGCTGGTGGCCTGGAAACTCTACGCCATTCCCGCGGATGCGGTTCAGGCGGTGCTCTCCTTCGGATTGTCCATGGGGGGGCACCACATCACCCTGGGGCTGGTGCTGGTGGCCGGCATCATCCTGTACGGTGCCTTCGTGCTCTCCTGGAGCTTGCAGGGGGTGCTCATGGAGAATGTGCTCAGCCGCGGGCATATGGACACCGGCGCCCGGCTTTCCATTGTGCGCCTGGTGCACTATGCTCTGATTCTGATCGGCTTCCTGATCGCCCTGTCGGCCATGGGATTCGAGTTGCAGAACATCACCATCATCGGCGGTGCCCTCGGCGTCGGGATCGGTTTCGGCATGCAGAACATCGTCAACAACTTCGTCTCCGGCCTGATCCTGCTCTTCGAACGGCCCATCAAGGTGGGCGACGTGGTGCAGCTCGGCGACGGCCAGCAGGGGCGGGTCACCAACCTGGGATTGCGGGCGACCACGGTACAGACCTTCGACCGGGCCGAAATCGTCGTGCCCAACGGCGATCTCATCTCCAGCCAGGTGACCAACTGGACCCTGGGCGACCGCAGCATGCGGCTGACCATCCCCGTTGGTGTGGCCTACGGATCGGACGTGGAAACGGTTATGCGGGTGCTCATGGCCGTGGCCACGGAGAGCGACAAGGTGCTCAAGGATCCCCAGCCCATGGTGCTGTTTCTTAATTTCGGAGACAGCTCGCTGGATTTTCAGCTCCGGGTGTGGATTGCCGATTTCAACGAGCGCCGCATCATCCAGAGTGCCCTGATCCGTGAAATCGATCGCCGCTTCCGTATCGGAAACGTGGAGATTCCCTTTCCCCAGCGTGACCTGCACCTGCGCAGCGTGGACGATACGGCTGCGGATCGTTTAAACTCAAAAGAAGCACCGCCTCCCCCGGCGGCGGTGCCGGAAAGCGAATAG